A stretch of DNA from Brevibacterium sp. CBA3109:
GGTACCCGAAAGAAGGTGCTGAAAAATGACCGCAACGATGAACCAGTCGGTCCTTGACGCCCCTGTTGTTCCGCGGAGCAAGGGCAAGATCATCGTCGACTGGATCACGTCGACTGACCATAAGACGATCGGGTACATGTACCTGATCGCCTCGTTCTTCTTCTTCTGCGTCGGCGGCGTCATGGCGCTCATCATCCGTCTCGAGCTCTTCGATCCCGGTATGCAGATCATTGAGACGAAGGAACAGTACAACCAGCTGTTCACGATGCACGGCACCTTGATGCTGCTGATGTTCGCGACACCACTCTTCTCGGGCTTCGCCAACGTCATCATGCCCCTGCAGATCGGTGCTCCCGACGTGGCGTTCCCACGTCTGAACGCGTTTGCCTTCTGGATGTACCTCTTCGGTTCGCTGATCGCCATCTCCGGCTTCCTCACCCCCCAGGGTGCAGCCTCGTTCGGATGGACTGCGTACGCGCCGCTGAGCAACACCACGTTCACTCCAGGCGCTGGCGGCAACCTCTGGGTTCTCGGCTTGGCGTTGCAGGGAATCGGCACGATTCTCGGCTCTGTCAACTTCATCACCACCGTCATCACGATGCGTGCTCCTGGTATGACCATGTTCCGCATGCCGATCTTCACCTGGAACACACTCATCACCGGAATTCTGGTCCTCATGGCCTTCCAGCCTCTGGCAGCAGCTCTTCTGGTGTTGGGCGCTGACCGAATATTGGGATCCCATGTCTTCAGTCCCGGCAACGGGGGACCAGTCCTGTGGCAGCACTTGTTCTGGTTCTTCGGTCACCCCGAGGTTTATGTCATCGCATTGCCGTTCTTCGGCATCGTGACCGAGATCTTCCCTGTCTTCAGCCGTAAGCCTGTCTTCGGTTACAAGGAACTGGTCTTCGCAACGATTGCGATTGCAGCGCTGTCGGTGACTGTGTGGGCCCACCACATGTACGTCACCGGTGTTGTCGCCCTCCCCTTCTTTGCGTTCATGACGATGCTCATCGCGATTCCCACGGGTGTGAAGTTCTTCAACTGGGTGGGCACGATGTGGCGTGGGTCGATCACCTTCGAGACTCCGATGGTCTGGTCCATCGGGTTCCTCGTCACATTCCTCTTCGGTGGTCTCACCGGTGTCATCCTGGCCAGCCCTGCCCTTGACCAGCAGGTCTCGGACACCTACTTCGTCGTCGCCCACTTCCACTACGTGATCTTCGGCACGGTTGTCTTCGCGATGTTCGCCGGCTTCTACTTCTGGTGGCCGAAGTGGACCGGGAAGATGCTCAACGAGAAGTTGGGACACATCCACTTCTGGATGCTGTTCATCGGCTTCCACGGCACGTTCCTCGTCCAGCACTGGCTGGGAGTCGACGGTATGCCACGTCGCTACGCGGACTACCTTCCCCAGGATGGCTTCACGTGGATGAACCAGGTGTCCACTGTCGGTGCGATGCTGCTGGGTCTGTCGATGGTTCCGTTCTTCTGGAACGTGTGGATCACCGCCCGCAATGCGCCGAAGGTCACGGTCGATGATCCGTGGGGTTATGGCGGTTCGCTGGAGTGGGCGACTTCCTGCCCACCCCCGCGCCACAACTTCACTTCGTTGCCTCGCATCCGTTCAGAGCGTCCGGCCTTTGATGTGAACCATCCGGAGCTGCTCGAATACGCCGGGCACGGCACCACTGAACCGCAACTCGCCGGAGGTAACGTCAAGTGAAGTCGTCGATCACGCTTTTCCTGGTCAACGCAGTGTTCTTCGTCATTGTGGCTGTTGTCTACGGCTTCTTCACGGATTTCACTGAGATGGTCGGATTCCCTGCCCTGCTTCTCACCGGAGTCATGTCCGGCATGATCGGTGTCTACCTGTGGCTGACCGACCGTCGGGTCGGACGTCAGCCACAGGATTCCGAGCAGGCAGAGATCTCCGATGCCGACGCAGACTACGGTTTCTTCAGCCCATGGAGCTGGTGGCCGATCGCCTGCGCCGGGTCGGCCGCTGTGGCCTTCTACGGAATCGCCATGGGCTGGTGGATCTTCCCCTTCGGTGCCGTACTCGGACTCGTCTCTCTCGTCGGACTTTCGTACGAACACGATCGTGGGGACCACGCCCACTGATTCGTTGCAGAGCGAACACTGTTAACAGATAGCGCCGATGGCCCGGACTCAAATGAGTCCGGGCCATCAGTGTCTTCAGGTCTGGGAGCGATGCACGTATTCGACGTTCGTGGCAGGTCGCTGGCGAGCGACGCGGGGTGCAACTCCGCGCGGCACCCGAAGGCGCTTGTGTGCCCGGGCCGCGGCCTCCCTCACCCCTCAGTCCACAGCCGTCCGAGGTTCCTCGCGACTTGGGTAAGGACAGCACACCACCAACCTGGTTGCCGGGTAGATATCTGCCTGCCAGCACCCGCTGACGATGCCGCCCGCTTTCCGCGAACATGCCCGCGCAGGATCGCTGACAGTCCTACTCGCCGCGGCTTGGCATACGCGCCCGACATCAATGGTCATTGTATTGGCCTGAGGGACAAGGCAGAGGGCCCTCATAGCCGCCTTAAAGCTTCTTTGAGCCCGTTTTACGCCGAGGGGCCTGTCTTCACCCGGCGGAGGACTTGTGGGTCGTTCGCGATTGACGTGGTGTCTGTCCGCCAGACTCTCCTTCGTGAAACTCACGGAACCGATTCAGCGGCGGCCATAGCTTTTGCCCTTCATCCCCACCATGAGCTTGGTTGCGAGGGATCGAATCAGGAATCGCATGTTCGTCTCTCGGTCTATCGGCGTATGAGCGGGGCCGACGTCGCTGGAGCCGTTGGTCCACAACAATTGGGCTGGAGTTACTGTCCACCAGGCGGCAGCTATCCTCATCGCAGACTTGGGTGAGACGGTCCACGATAGTGCCTCCACGTTGAGCCACGTTGAGGGCTGTGACACCATCAACTCGCGTTGATAAGATGAGTCAGGCCAAAGGGGCTCTTCGCAAACGAGAGTGTAGGCCGATGAATTTCAAACCGAGCGAGTCGCTACCCGGATAGACGTCGAGGTCTCCCGATGATGGAAGTTCTCACACACTCCATCCGAAAGACCTCGACGTGGACAACCCTATATTCTCAACCCCTGACCTCACGACATTCGCCCGCCTCGACACCCTTGACCTGACCTGCACCGGCCAACACATCACCGCCCACAAAGCGGTGCTGAAATGCCGACCGAACTCCACCGATGAATGGTGCCGGCGATGTGGCGGCCACGGCGAAGTCCGCGACACCGTCCTGCGTCGCCTGGCCCACGAACCCTTCGGCCACAGGCCAACGACACTGCATATCCGCCTGCGTCGCTACAAGTGCCTCGAATGTGGCCACGTGTGGCGTCAGGACACTGTCAAGCACCGGGTTTCATAGAGGCTGTTTTTCCTGGTTTTCTATGCAGCTACGCTCGCGGTCGCACCCTGGTTGGTCCACTCAGCTTGGACCTCGAACGGAGGTCGATATCCGATCGCCGAATGCAGTCGTTGCCGGTTGTACCACCCGATCCATTTCGATGTCGCTGCCATCACCTCGATCAACCCCGACCATTCGCGACGGTCGATCAGTTCCGCTTTGTAGACTGAATTCAGTGCTTCAGCCATGGCATTATCGTATGAGTCCCCGCGTGACCCCACCGACGCCACGATCTCGGATTCTGCCAGAGTCTCGCCATAGCGAATCGACCTGAATTGGACTCCGCGATCCGAGTGGTGGACAAGCCCGGACACGTCTTCGCCGGCCCGGAACTTCGCTGCCAGAGCCATCGTCAACGCGTCCCTGGCCAGCGACTCACGCATATGATTCGTCACCTGCCAGCCCACGATCTCGCGGTGGAAGACGTCGAGAATGAACGTTGTGTATACCCACCCAGCCTGGGTTGGAATATAGGTGATGTCGGCGACCCAGAGACAGTTCGGACCCTCAGCTGTGAACTCGCGTTCGACGAGATCCTCCGGGCACTCCTCGGCCCTGGCCGAGGCTGTCTTCGGACGCTTCCGCCGACGACGAACCCCGTCAATGCCCAGCTGGTGCATCAACCGCTCGATCGTGCACCGAGCGATATTCCCGAACCGGTCCGCATACTCGCGGTTGATCGCCTTCCACATCTTCCGCACCCCGTAACAGGAATAGTTCGCCTCGTAGACGTCCCGGATGGCGGTCTTGAGCTCCCGGTCCCGGACAGCACGGGCTGAAGGCTGGCGTAATTTGTACGCGTAATACGAGCTCACAGCAATCCGTGCAGCAGTCCCTGAAAGGGCGCGCACGATTGGCTCGACTCCGAACTCGTCGCGGTTGTTGTCGATGAAATCGACGACTACTTGGATGGGCGGTCGAGCTCCGCCGCGAAAAAAGCCGACTTAGATTCAAATCGTCAAGGCAACACCTCTGGTTTTCGGGTGGTGAGGTCGTGCTGGGCCTCGAGCGGTGTTCGGAAGCTCAAACACTTTCGGGGTCGGGTGTTGAGCTCATGGGCAATGACGTCGAGAGCTGATTGGTCGTAGGCCCCGAGGTCGGTCTTCTTCGGCAGGAATTGTCGCGTCAGCCCGTTGGTGTTTTCATTCGTTCCTCGTTGCCAGGGGCTGCCCGGGTCGGCGAGGAAGAGCTCGACGGCTTCGTCCTTGAACTTCCGGGTGTACTTCTTCCTGGTGGTAGTCATGTTTGTGAGGACTCCTTAAAACCTGTCTCACAAAACCATACGGCCGCAGTCAAACAGGAGACAACTGGACATCGTGGACGAGCTGCGGATCCGTTGTATCGGGCAAGGAGGACGCTGCACACGGGCACGGACCTGCTCACGAGACGACAACAAGAACGGATCGCCAGTCTCTTCGCTGATGCGAACCTCACCGAAGTCGAAGTCACCTGGGCCATCTACCAAGACATCGTGGCTGCTTACCGGGCCGAGGACCGTAGCGAAGGCAAGAGGCTCTTGCAGGCTTTCATCGATGTCTTGTCGGCAGGACTGCTTGCCGGGTTGATTGAGTTGAGACGGTTGGGGAGGACGCTGAAGCGACGCGCAGCGGATGTATTGGCGTTCTTCACGAGGCCCGGAACGTCGAATGGGCCCACCGAATCGATCAATGGTCGCCTCGAGCACCTTCGAGGATCGGCACTCGGGTTTCGTAACCTGACTCATTACATCGCGAGGTGCCTACTTGAGTCCGGTGGTTTCAGACCGGTTCTACACTCTCATTTACGATGTGCCGTGAATGTCCTGGCCGGCCGCAGCCCAGTCAGCAGCACTTCGTACGACTCGATCGGCCAATTGTCGGCGTGCACGAAATCTTGCGCTCACCCAACCATCATCCAAGAGTCGGCCCACCTGATCAACGACATACACTCTCGTTTGCGCAGAGCCGCCAAAGGGGAGGGCGTCAGTCTGGAACTGGAGAGTTGCGGCAGTGGGGTGTCGGACCCGCGCGCTAGCGACATGCCCGAAGTCTCGTCCCTTCGGCCTCTCGCGCAGCGACCACCTCAGTCGTTGACTCACCCGTTGACAAATCCCCCCCAATCATCAAAGGTGAAGGGTGCGGACAAGATCGATGACGGCACGAATGAGGGGCCCAGCAGTAATGCTGGGCCCCTCATTCGTGCCGTCCGATTCGCTAGGATGGCGAATCGTGAACTCCGGCTATATCAGTAACCGATCTGGTTGTGGGTGTTGGACTCAACCGAATCATGGTCGTGATGCGATGCATCGAGCTCCCGCTTCGTCACCGGCGAAACACGGTCTTCGAAGAAGAACTTGGACAGCTTCGCACGGAACTTCTCGAGTCCGGTGATCTTCCCGTCCGCATTCGGTTCCGCCGGCGTGTGCGAAGGCGACTCGAATGCTGTCAGCTTCCACAGTTTGTGGGGAGGCAGAGCTTCGTGACGCTCAAGGAACTCGCCATGGGGGAGCCGGATGATGTTGGCCGTCTCCCGTCCGTGCAGTGCGATCTCACGATCCTTGCGCTGCAGACCGATGCACATCCGCTTCGTAATGATGTAGCCGATGATCGGCCCAACGAAGAAGAGGATACGGAATATATAGATCATGTCGTTGAGTGACATCTGGAAGAACACGGCAACGATATCGCCCGAGGCTGCGGCCCACATGTTGCAGTAGAAGATGATTCCTGCAACACCGATGGCAGTACGGGTGGG
This window harbors:
- the ctaD gene encoding cytochrome c oxidase subunit I, producing the protein MTATMNQSVLDAPVVPRSKGKIIVDWITSTDHKTIGYMYLIASFFFFCVGGVMALIIRLELFDPGMQIIETKEQYNQLFTMHGTLMLLMFATPLFSGFANVIMPLQIGAPDVAFPRLNAFAFWMYLFGSLIAISGFLTPQGAASFGWTAYAPLSNTTFTPGAGGNLWVLGLALQGIGTILGSVNFITTVITMRAPGMTMFRMPIFTWNTLITGILVLMAFQPLAAALLVLGADRILGSHVFSPGNGGPVLWQHLFWFFGHPEVYVIALPFFGIVTEIFPVFSRKPVFGYKELVFATIAIAALSVTVWAHHMYVTGVVALPFFAFMTMLIAIPTGVKFFNWVGTMWRGSITFETPMVWSIGFLVTFLFGGLTGVILASPALDQQVSDTYFVVAHFHYVIFGTVVFAMFAGFYFWWPKWTGKMLNEKLGHIHFWMLFIGFHGTFLVQHWLGVDGMPRRYADYLPQDGFTWMNQVSTVGAMLLGLSMVPFFWNVWITARNAPKVTVDDPWGYGGSLEWATSCPPPRHNFTSLPRIRSERPAFDVNHPELLEYAGHGTTEPQLAGGNVK
- a CDS encoding cytochrome c oxidase subunit 4 encodes the protein MKSSITLFLVNAVFFVIVAVVYGFFTDFTEMVGFPALLLTGVMSGMIGVYLWLTDRRVGRQPQDSEQAEISDADADYGFFSPWSWWPIACAGSAAVAFYGIAMGWWIFPFGAVLGLVSLVGLSYEHDRGDHAH
- a CDS encoding IS3 family transposase; the encoded protein is MRALSGTAARIAVSSYYAYKLRQPSARAVRDRELKTAIRDVYEANYSCYGVRKMWKAINREYADRFGNIARCTIERLMHQLGIDGVRRRRKRPKTASARAEECPEDLVEREFTAEGPNCLWVADITYIPTQAGWVYTTFILDVFHREIVGWQVTNHMRESLARDALTMALAAKFRAGEDVSGLVHHSDRGVQFRSIRYGETLAESEIVASVGSRGDSYDNAMAEALNSVYKAELIDRREWSGLIEVMAATSKWIGWYNRQRLHSAIGYRPPFEVQAEWTNQGATASVAA